The Solanum lycopersicum chromosome 9, SLM_r2.1 genome window below encodes:
- the LOC101257696 gene encoding uncharacterized protein isoform X1 has protein sequence MPYKNSSEVIAAMFSLAFYFLPCLKVLLIKISVASTCTFDCTRNGRRVFQLHCLSKRVVGWRSSKCSSYGEGNCYYQGGPSPVIPPPTYVAPLPRKNRGFLKGFIPG, from the exons ATGCCTTATAAGAATTCCTCTGAAGTAATTGCGGCAATGTTTTCACTCGCTTTTTACTTCCTTCCATGTTTAAAG GTCCTATTAATAAAGATTAGTGTAGCATCAACATGTACTTTTGATTGCACGAGAAACGGAAGAAGa GTGTTCCAGTTGCATTGTTTGTCAAAAAGAGTGGTGGGTTGGCGTTCTTCAAAG TGTAGTTCTTATGGAGAAGGGAATTGTTATTATCAGGGTGGTCCTTCTCCAGTGATACCTCCCCCCACATATGTTGCTCCCCTGCCTCGCAAAAACAGAGGATTTCTTAAGGGATT TATTCCTGGGTGA
- the LOC101257696 gene encoding uncharacterized protein isoform X2 translates to MPYKNSSEVIAAMFSLAFYFLPCLKVFQLHCLSKRVVGWRSSKCSSYGEGNCYYQGGPSPVIPPPTYVAPLPRKNRGFLKGFIPG, encoded by the exons ATGCCTTATAAGAATTCCTCTGAAGTAATTGCGGCAATGTTTTCACTCGCTTTTTACTTCCTTCCATGTTTAAAG GTGTTCCAGTTGCATTGTTTGTCAAAAAGAGTGGTGGGTTGGCGTTCTTCAAAG TGTAGTTCTTATGGAGAAGGGAATTGTTATTATCAGGGTGGTCCTTCTCCAGTGATACCTCCCCCCACATATGTTGCTCCCCTGCCTCGCAAAAACAGAGGATTTCTTAAGGGATT TATTCCTGGGTGA